In a single window of the Elaeis guineensis isolate ETL-2024a chromosome 8, EG11, whole genome shotgun sequence genome:
- the LOC140859699 gene encoding xyloglucan endotransglucosylase protein 7-like: MSPPSPTAMLLVSMLSLSSFLTIAHGGSFYQDCMVTWGDGRGKIINDQLLTLSMDKYSGSGFESKNEYLYGKIEMQIKFVPGNSAGTVTTFFLRSQGPAHDELDFEFLGNVSGQPYIVHTNVFTQGKGDREQQFYLWFDPTKDFHTYSITWNPQHVIFAVDGIPLRDFKNLESRGVPFPKNQAMKVYSSLWNADDWATMGGLVKTDWTQAPFTASFRNFNADACIWSWGTSRCSSGKSKAPASAKEAWWTDELSPMRYRRMRWVQRKYMIYDYCADRKRFPRPPPECRRR; encoded by the exons ATGAGTCCACCGTCTCCCACGGCGATGCTACTAGTTTCTATGCTATCGCTTTCCTCCTTCCTAACCATAGCCCATGGTGGCAGCTTCTACCAAGATTGCATGGTCACATGGGGCGATGGGCGTGGCAAGATCATCAATGACCAACTCCTCACCCTCTCTATGGACAAATACTCCGGCTCGGGCTTTGAGTCCAAGAACGAGTATCTCTATGGCAAGATTGAGATGCAGATCAAATTTGTACCGGGCAACTCGGCTGGCACGGTCACCACCTTTTTT CTACGCTCGCAAGGTCCGGCACATGACGAGCTCGACTTCGAGTTCCTCGGTAACGTCAGCGGCCAACCTTATATCGTCCACACCAATGTGTTCACCCAAGGGAAGGGCGATAGGGAGCAGCAGTTCTACCTGTGGTTTGATCCCACCAAGGATTTCCACACCTATTCCATCACATGGAATCCACAACACGTTAT CTTTGCGGTGGACGGCATTCCATTGAGAGACTTCAAGAATCTGGAGTCCAGAGGGGTGCCATTCCCGAAGAACCAAGCCATGAAGGTGTACTCGAGCCTGTGGAACGCCGACGACTGGGCCACGATGGGTGGTTTGGTGAAAACTGATTGGACCCAGGCACCGTTCACGGCATCCTTCCGTAACTTCAATGCTGATGCCTGTATCTGGTCTTGGGGCACATCTCGGTGCTCGTCGGGGAAATCAAAGGCTCCGGCTTCAGCTAAGGAGGCCTGGTGGACGGACGAGCTGAGTCCGATGAGATACCGGAGGATGAGATGGGTGCAGAGGAAGTATATGATTTATGACTACTGTGCTGATCGGAAGCGGTTCCCTCGTCCGCCTCCAGAGTGCAGGCGCCGTTGA
- the LOC140859698 gene encoding uncharacterized protein yields the protein MDAPPSSAVIVKRLASCNKSIRDRAVRALTAWLPQQPEDAVSEGDLLKIWKGLFYCVWHSDKLPAQVDLINRLASLLDALAAPLADRYFEAFVLTIRREWGGIDFLRLDKFYLLNRRFLRHLFLLLKKNDWDLDLSARLIGILLEKSLLAADKYPAQGVNYHVAEIFLDEIKEFLPLCVETLDVLLKPFFFVLEKSPDKVLVNKIKVNVFDRLLQHGAKLLDIEKAGNQVESCSDVEKFGKIPFAWNFSKNFLDSASASETLQGNRKALFGLRDGFLKLEKDLEKSGVHISVQHRENGNSVKVPEPVVSENSEPFELEMGSGDGASDDQPPKKKKKKSKKASSGTEKKSKSKKKKSLDSNTETNDAEPITDINNVVNGENVVNGDATETHDVINFDECVISSLQKQFEKAAAEAGMANDNERLSALQASLVTNTMPKKRKRAKSADRKTTTSGNDADGGSIAGKSREKSVKKVRFSMKNNLVWKPHNPLPPQSLRLPPSATPRGSALKQGIPPGPIKETPPKVKKIKVKTDSVKKIRKRSAVSSAVKHLLKLQSLST from the coding sequence ATGGACGCACCCCCCTCCAGCGCAGTCATCGTGAAGCGCTTGGCGTCCTGCAACAAGTCCATCCGCGACCGCGCCGTCCGCGCCCTCACAGCGTGGCTTCCCCAGCAGCCCGAAGATGCGGTCTCCGAGGGTGACCTCCTCAAGATCTGGAAGGGCCTCTTCTACTGCGTCTGGCACTCCGACAAGCTCCCCGCTCAGGTCGACCTCATCAACCGCCTCGCCTCCCTCCTCGACGCGCTGGCAGCCCCCCTCGCCGACCGCTACTTCGAGGCTTTCGTTCTCACCATCCGCCGCGAATGGGGTGGAATCGACTTCCTCCGCCTCGACAAATTCTACCTCTTGAACCGGCGGTTCCTCCGgcacctcttcctcctcctcaagAAGAACGATTGGGATCTCGATCTCTCTGCGCGCCTGATAGGGATTCTGTTGGAAAAATCGCTTCTTGCTGCCGATAAGTACCCGGCCCAGGGCGTCAATTACCACGTCGCCGAGATCTTCTTGGATGAGATCAAGGAGTTCCTCCCACTCTGTGTGGAAACCCTAGACGTGCTGCTGAAGCCCTTCTTCTTTGTGCTGGAGAAGTCTCCAGATAAGGTGTTGGTGAATAAGATCAAGGTGAATGTCTTTGATCGGTTGCTCCAGCATGGTGCGAAGCTGTTAGATATTGAGAAGGCTGGAAACCAAGTGGAGTCGTGCAGTGACGTTGAGAAATTTGGAAAGATTCCTTTCGCATGGAACTTTTCGAAAAATTTCCTCGACTCTGCTTCTGCTTCTGAAACACTTCAAGGCAATAGGAAAGCCCTGTTTGGTTTGCGTGATGGTTTCCTCAAATTGGAGAAGGATTTAGAGAAATCAGGGGTTCATATTTCTGTCCAGCACCGAGAAAATGGGAATTCAGTGAAGGTGCCCGAGCCAGTTGTCTCGGAGAATTCTGAACCATTTGAGTTGGAGATGGGAAGTGGTGATGGGGCTTCAGATGATCAGCcacccaagaagaagaagaagaaatcaaagaaagCATCGAGTGGCACCGAGAAGAAGAGCaaatccaaaaagaagaaatcattgGATTCAAATACAGAAACCAACGATGCTGAACCAATCACCGACATTAATAATGTGGTTAATGGTGAAAATGTGGTTAATGGTGATGCTACAGAAACCCATGAcgtgattaattttgatgaatgtgTAATCTCAAGTCTTCAGAAGCAGTTTGAGAAAGCTGCTGCTGAAGCTGGAATGGCAAATGATAACGAAAGATTAAGTGCTCTGCAAGCATCACTAGttactaataccatgcctaagaagagaaaaagagcgaAGAGTGCAGACAGGAAGACCACCACTAGTGGAAATGATGCTGATGGAGGAAGCATAGCAGGAAAGAGCAGAGAGAAGAGTGTTAAGAAGGTTAGGTTTTCAATGAAGAACAACTTGGTCTGGAAGCCACACAACCCTTTGCCTCCTCAGAGCTTGAGATTGCCACCATCTGCTACTCCAAGAGGTAGTGCACTAAAACAAGGTATTCCTCCTGGTCCTATCAAAGAGACCCCTCCGAAAGTTAAAAAGATCAAGGTGAAGACCGACTCTGTGAAGAAAATCAGGAAGCGCTCTGCTGTTTCTTCAGCAGTAAAGCACCTCCTGAAGCTACAAAGTCTTTCCACATAG